Genomic segment of Synergistaceae bacterium:
CCGACAAGAATCAAAGCCGGTGCAGTCGCATAACCCGGGACAATCGTAACTAACGGCGTAAAGAATATAGCAGCGACAAATAATAATGCAGTAGTAATCGCCGTTAAACCCGTTCTGCCGCCCTGAGCTACACCCGACGAGCTTTCTACATAGCTTGTAACTGTTGAAGTTCCCATTACTGCACCTGCCATTGTTGCAACAGCGTCGGCCATTAATGCACCCTTTGCGCGCGGTAAATTCCCGTTTTCGTCAAGAAGTCCCGAACGCGAACACACACCTACAAGAGTCCCAAGCGTGTCAAAGAAATCAACGAAGAAAAATGTAAATACTACGATCCAGAATTCCGGAGCCTTTATCATCGAGAAATCTAATTTGCCGATTAATGGCGTAACTGAACTCATTTCGGGCATAGCAAATAATTTTTCAGGCATAGGAGATAACCCCATCGCTATAGATATTGCAGTAATTACTACGATTCCGATTAAGAGTGCTGCTCTAACTTTTAAGGCCGTCAATACCGACATGATAAATAGTCCCAGCATAGCTAACATCATGGGAATATTATTCTTGAAGTGTCCGAGTTCTACAAGTGTTGAATCATTGTTTACTACTATTCCGGCTGACTGAAGGCCGATAAACGCAATAAATAAGCCTATTCCCGCAGAAATTCCGATTTTGAGTGATTTGGGAATTGAATTCATTATTGCTTCACGAATATTTGTGAGGGTCAATGCTGCGAAAATAGCTCCCTCAATGAATACTGCTGCAAGTGCCATCTGCCATGTTACCGGCTGGCCGTTTATCTTCATGTTTAGGACGACTCCGAACGCAAAAAACGCATTTAACCCCATTCCGGGAGCAAGTGCAATCGGATAATTTGCAAGCACAGCCATTAAAAACGTACCTAAGGCAGACGCAAGACACGTGATTATTACAAGTGCGTTTTTGTCCATACCTGTCGCGCTTAAAATATCAGGGTTGACGATTATAATATATGACATCGTCAAAAATGTTGTGAGGCCTGCAAGAACTTCTGTTGTAAACGTTGAACCGTTCTCACGGATTCGGAATAATGACATTCAAATCACGCTCCTAAATTTTAAGAATGCTTGTTATTATCTCACAAAAATATCCTGCTTTCCCCCTTTGGTAATATCAATATAGCCCTGATCTGTGATTCTCAATTCAGGAATTACGCTCAAGCACAAGAATGACAAGACCATAAACGGATGATTTATTTCGATTCCTAGAGTCTTTGCTGAGTCTTCCATGTCTGCGAGTTTGTTTGCTACTTCTTCAGCTGATAAATAGCTCATTAGTCCGCCGATCGGAAGTGCAAAGGAGTTAATAATTTTATCGCCCTGAGTCAAAACGAGTCCCCCGCCCAAATCCGCAAGAGCCTTCAACGCCGTAATAATGCTTGTATCGTCAGCACCTGCAACCACGAAATTATGCGCGTCATGAGCAACACTTGAACCTACAGCACCCGATT
This window contains:
- a CDS encoding NCS2 family permease, which encodes MSLFRIRENGSTFTTEVLAGLTTFLTMSYIIIVNPDILSATGMDKNALVIITCLASALGTFLMAVLANYPIALAPGMGLNAFFAFGVVLNMKINGQPVTWQMALAAVFIEGAIFAALTLTNIREAIMNSIPKSLKIGISAGIGLFIAFIGLQSAGIVVNNDSTLVELGHFKNNIPMMLAMLGLFIMSVLTALKVRAALLIGIVVITAISIAMGLSPMPEKLFAMPEMSSVTPLIGKLDFSMIKAPEFWIVVFTFFFVDFFDTLGTLVGVCSRSGLLDENGNLPRAKGALMADAVATMAGAVMGTSTVTSYVESSSGVAQGGRTGLTAITTALLFVAAIFFTPLVTIVPGYATAPALILVGIYMMMSLRDINYDDWTELIPSLIGFFMMPFAYSIAVGIEFAIVLYVAMKILTGKFKDISFLMVALSVLFIAKELLA